The following proteins are co-located in the Chloroflexota bacterium genome:
- the rpsU gene encoding 30S ribosomal protein S21, whose translation MGEKAGDSVEVSARPGEAFESLLRRFKQGVERGGILGDYKRHQTFMSRGEKARAKAKRAERKRRTRMARRPS comes from the coding sequence ATGGGAGAGAAAGCGGGTGACTCAGTGGAAGTAAGCGCACGACCGGGTGAGGCGTTCGAAAGCCTGTTGCGGCGGTTCAAGCAGGGCGTCGAGCGCGGCGGCATTCTCGGCGATTACAAGCGGCACCAAACCTTTATGAGCCGCGGCGAGAAGGCCCGCGCGAAAGCGAAGCGAGCCGAGCGCAAGCGCCGCACCCGGATGGCCCGCCGCCCGTCCTAA
- a CDS encoding Rieske 2Fe-2S domain-containing protein, producing the protein MLTVEENELLCRVGPGTPMGELFRRYWLPALTTVEIPEPDCPPVRVRLLGEDLVAFRDSEGRVGLIAEKCAHRRASLFYGRNEEGGLRCVYHGWKYDVSGTIVDTPVEPRESMIRYHVRQRAYPCREANGLIYAYMGPREEMPALPNYPWVTMPTERVFVRSKMINECNWLQTQEGNVDSTHSGFLHARVGQQGAVRRYRTQSNPPVLDIEPTQWGVRAVVRYPAEDGYEFIRTNTFIMPVYTALPNGQSLGDKLDGFTINTEVPMDDYTTRRFFISVQRTLPMNRADWDNNAQFLTPDGRKLLTRANDYGIDREKQRRKIVFSGIDASAPFQDAAMTETMGAISDRENEHLGVTDTQVVALRRYYLDAVRALQEGRRPPAITRDGEDPISYDDLYLVSGLVSKGRDWKSQIPEVTTHQLAAVG; encoded by the coding sequence ATGTTGACCGTTGAGGAGAACGAGCTGCTCTGCCGGGTGGGTCCGGGCACGCCGATGGGCGAGCTGTTCCGTCGCTATTGGCTCCCAGCCCTCACGACCGTCGAGATTCCGGAGCCGGATTGTCCCCCCGTCCGCGTTCGTCTCCTCGGCGAGGACCTGGTCGCGTTTCGCGACTCCGAGGGACGAGTCGGGCTCATCGCGGAGAAGTGCGCCCACCGTCGCGCGTCGCTCTTCTATGGCCGAAACGAGGAGGGCGGTCTCCGGTGCGTCTACCACGGCTGGAAGTACGACGTGAGCGGGACGATCGTCGATACGCCGGTCGAGCCCCGCGAGAGCATGATCCGCTACCACGTCCGGCAGCGCGCCTACCCGTGCCGAGAGGCAAACGGGCTCATCTACGCGTACATGGGACCCAGGGAGGAGATGCCGGCCCTTCCCAATTATCCGTGGGTAACCATGCCCACGGAGCGGGTCTTCGTCCGCAGCAAGATGATCAACGAGTGCAACTGGCTGCAAACGCAGGAGGGCAACGTCGACAGCACCCACTCTGGCTTCTTGCACGCGCGCGTGGGCCAGCAGGGGGCGGTTCGGCGCTATCGAACGCAGAGCAACCCGCCGGTCTTGGACATCGAGCCCACGCAGTGGGGAGTCCGCGCCGTCGTCCGCTATCCGGCGGAGGATGGCTATGAGTTCATCCGGACGAACACCTTCATCATGCCCGTCTACACGGCGCTTCCCAACGGGCAAAGCTTGGGCGACAAGCTCGACGGATTCACCATCAATACAGAAGTGCCGATGGACGACTACACCACGCGCCGCTTCTTCATATCGGTGCAGCGGACGCTTCCGATGAATCGCGCCGATTGGGACAACAACGCCCAGTTCCTGACGCCCGACGGCCGCAAGCTTTTGACGCGCGCCAACGACTACGGCATCGATCGTGAGAAGCAACGTCGCAAGATCGTCTTCAGCGGGATCGACGCAAGCGCACCATTCCAGGACGCCGCCATGACCGAGACGATGGGGGCGATCTCCGACCGCGAGAACGAGCACCTCGGGGTGACGGATACGCAGGTCGTGGCTCTCCGCCGCTACTACCTCGACGCGGTTCGGGCATTGCAGGAGGGTCGACGGCCGCCCGCGATCACTCGGGACGGCGAGGATCCGATCAGTTACGACGACCTCTATCTGGTGAGCGGGCTCGTCTCGAAGGGCCGGGACTGGAAGAGCCAGATTCCCGAAGTCACGACCCATCAGCTCGCCGCGGTCGGTTGA
- a CDS encoding Rieske 2Fe-2S domain-containing protein: MLSKEDNDTICRVGPGTPMGDVMRQYWVPALAASELPAPDCAPVRVKLLGEELIAFRDVAGRVGLLGNHCPHRGASLFFGRNEQAGLRCVYHGWKFDVTGACVDMPNEPPESNFKSKVRATAYPCRERGGVIWAYMGPRSSPPSLPDIEPNMLPDGDYTVGVTMRSCNWLQGLEGDIDTSHLQILHQGSMKPEDVRPGTMAFYGLADRAPRYQVVDVPGGTMYGAYRPAGDSAYYWRIALFLFPFYSLIPTGLLGHQVQVRAWVPMDDEHMMFFSMAKRGAGSAPPRADGGGQLRATTPDGRTPRGGLRYHPNGTGWYDRFRLVQDLDNDYLIDRAQQRSNGSFTGIAGIPVQDAAATEGMGAIADRSQEHLVSSDAMIIRTRRRLLEAARALRERGQAPPGVDEPEVYSVRSGGVILPRDADWIAATADLRKAFIDHPGLDLSIVGDDS; encoded by the coding sequence ATGCTGAGCAAAGAAGACAACGACACGATCTGTCGGGTGGGACCAGGGACCCCGATGGGTGACGTGATGCGTCAATACTGGGTACCGGCGCTGGCGGCCAGCGAGCTGCCCGCGCCTGACTGCGCGCCCGTCCGGGTGAAGCTGCTGGGCGAGGAGCTGATCGCCTTCCGGGACGTGGCTGGCCGGGTCGGTCTCCTGGGGAACCATTGTCCGCACCGGGGCGCTTCGCTGTTTTTCGGCAGAAACGAGCAGGCGGGCCTCCGCTGCGTGTACCACGGGTGGAAATTCGACGTCACCGGCGCGTGCGTCGACATGCCCAACGAGCCGCCGGAGAGCAACTTCAAGTCGAAGGTGCGAGCGACAGCCTATCCCTGCCGCGAGCGGGGCGGCGTTATCTGGGCGTACATGGGGCCGCGGTCGTCACCGCCGTCGCTTCCGGACATCGAGCCCAACATGCTTCCCGATGGAGACTACACGGTCGGCGTCACCATGCGGAGCTGCAACTGGCTCCAGGGGCTCGAGGGGGACATCGACACGAGCCACCTGCAGATCCTCCATCAAGGCTCCATGAAGCCAGAGGACGTTCGGCCGGGCACCATGGCGTTCTATGGCCTGGCCGACCGCGCCCCCCGCTATCAGGTTGTCGACGTACCGGGTGGAACCATGTACGGGGCCTATCGACCCGCGGGCGACAGCGCATATTACTGGCGCATCGCCCTGTTCCTCTTCCCCTTCTACTCGCTGATCCCGACCGGCCTGCTCGGTCACCAGGTGCAGGTGCGCGCCTGGGTTCCAATGGACGACGAGCACATGATGTTCTTCTCCATGGCGAAGCGCGGCGCCGGCAGCGCGCCGCCGCGGGCGGATGGGGGCGGGCAGCTCCGAGCTACGACACCCGACGGCCGCACCCCTCGCGGCGGACTCCGGTATCACCCCAACGGAACCGGCTGGTACGATCGGTTTCGGCTCGTGCAGGACCTCGACAACGACTACTTGATCGATCGCGCCCAGCAGCGCAGCAACGGGAGTTTCACGGGAATCGCTGGAATCCCGGTCCAGGACGCGGCGGCGACCGAGGGGATGGGCGCCATTGCCGATCGCAGCCAGGAGCACCTCGTAAGCAGCGACGCGATGATCATCCGCACGCGCCGGCGCTTGTTGGAGGCGGCACGCGCGCTACGCGAGCGCGGTCAAGCGCCGCCCGGCGTCGACGAGCCCGAAGTCTATAGCGTGCGCTCGGGCGGCGTGATTCTCCCGCGCGACGCGGACTGGATCGCTGCGACCGCGGACTTGCGGAAGGCCTTTATCGATCACCCTGGCCTTGATCTCTCGATCGTCGGCGACGATTCCTGA